A single genomic interval of Seriola aureovittata isolate HTS-2021-v1 ecotype China chromosome 10, ASM2101889v1, whole genome shotgun sequence harbors:
- the trhr2 gene encoding thyrotropin releasing hormone receptor 2, translating to MTNNVSSRIDTPTNISLSSSVPVSELLEYKTVSVFLVLLVCGVGIVGNIMVVLVVLTTRHMRTPTNCYLVSLAIADLTVLVAAGLPNVSDSLTGTWVFGHAGCLGITYLQYLGINVSSCSITAFTVERYIAICHPMKAKTVCTVSRAKRIIAGVWIFTCVYCMLWFFLVDIQVGQDGHVQCGYKVKRELYLPIYLIDFAIFYVIPLLLAIVLYGLIARILYLSPLPNHPDTSATTLRRSCREPSEAGKGGRQGRPKSALSSRKQVTKMLAVVVILFALLWMPYRTLVLINSFVSTPYLDAWFLLFCRTCIYANSAINPVIYNAMSQKFRCAFRGLYRCQRPEAHQRTLSTIQSGFSTVRDPRTSQANSNGTNENVRRSILNTATDPTTKQNGSSHQEIVNGKKADPPADISLATFSFGVDPAETLATADEDLDRPSSNNTTVKFAGTHTINGQQEKM from the exons ATGACCAACAACGTGAGCTCCAGAATCGACACCCCGACCAACATCTCTCTGAGTTCCAGCGTCCCCGTCTCCGAGCTGCTGGAGTACAAGACCGTGTCAGTGTTCCTGGTCCTGCTGGTGTGCGGCGTGGGCATCGTGGGCAACATCATGGTGGTCCTCGTGGTCCTCACCACGCGCCACATGAGGACACCCACCAACTGTTACCTCGTCAGCCTGGCCATAGCCGACCTGACGGTGCTGGTGGCGGCGGGGCTGCCCAACGTGTCGGACAGTCTGACGGGCACCTGGGTTTTCGGCCATGCCGGCTGCCTGGGGATCACCTACCTTCAGTACCTGGGCATCAACGTATCCTCCTGCTCCATCACTGCCTTCACTGTGGAGAG GTACATAGCGATCTGCCATCCAATGAAGGCTAAGACAGTGTGCACAGTGTCCAGGGCCAAACGGATCATCGCTGGGGTTTGGATCTTCACCTGTGTCTACTGCATGCTGTGGTTCTTCCTGGTGGACATTCAG GTCGGCCAGGACGGACATGTGCAGTGCGGATACAAAGTGAAACGGGAGCTCTACCTGCCCATCTACCTCATCGACTTCGCCATTTTCTACGTCATCCCGCTGCTCCTCGCCATCGTGCTGTATGGCCTGATAGCACGAATCCTCTACCTCAG CCCTCTGCCCAACCACCCTGACACCAGCGCCACCACGCTGCGGCGGAGTTGCCGGGAACCCTCTGAAGCAGGGAAGGGGGGTCGCCAGGGCCGGCCAAAGAGCGCGCTCTCCTCCAGGAAACAG GTGACGAAAATGCTGGCAGTCGTGGTGATCCTGTTCGCTCTACTGTGGATGCCCTACCGGACTTTAGTTTTGATTAACTCGTTCGTGTCCACTCCTTATCTGGACGCCTGGTTCCTCCTGTTTTGTCGGACATGCATCTATGCCAACAGCGCCATAAACCCTGTGATATACAACGCCATGTCTCAGAAGTTCCGCTGTGCGTTTCGCGGCCTTTACCGCTGCCAGCGGCCAGAGGCTCATCAGAGAACACTGTCAACGATCCAGAGCGGCTTCAGCACCGTGCGAGACCCCCGGACCTCCCAGGCCAACAGCAACGGAACCAATGAGAATGTAAGGAGGAGCATCCTGAACACTGCCACTGATCCGACTACAAAGCAGAATGGGAGCAGCCATCAGGAGATAGTCAACGGCAAGAAAGCCGACCCTCCCGCTGACATCAGTTTAGCTACCTTCAGCTTTGGTGTGGATCCGGCTGAGACGCTGGCAACTGCTGATGAGGACTTGGATCGACCTTCCTCAAATAATACCACAGTAAAATTTGCAGGCACACATACAATAAACGGACAAcaggaaaaaatgtga